TAGTCTGAAATACTTCAGGATTACGCCGTCTTAGCCAACTACGGAAGAGAGCTGGAAGATCGGCAAGAACATCGCCATGACGATACCACCGATAACGACACCAAGAACACAAATCAAAATCGGCTCCATCAATGAAGTTAGCGATTCAACAATATTATCGACTTCAGTATCGTAGAAGTCAGCGATCTTATTCATCATGCCATCAACATTACCGGTCTGTTCGCCAGCCTTTGCCATGTGCTTGACCATGGATGGAAAATACGGTGTTGCAGCAAGCACTTCTGACAATTGTCCCCCTTGGGAGATATGCTTGATAATATCGCTACACGCGGTTTCAACATAGGTATTGTTTGACGCACTGGAGCAAATCTCAAGTGCACGCAAAATCGGAACACCTGATTTTAGCAGGATGGCGTAAGTGCGGCAAAAGCGTGAAATATTCACCTTCTGAGTTAGGTTCCCGATAATCGGAAGCTTACTGAAGAAAACGTCTTTGGCGCGTCTACCTTTAGGTGTTGCAGTGATCTTGCCTAATGCCCACCAAGCAGCAACACCTCCAGCTATCAGGAAAATGATGTAACTCTTAAGAAAGTCACTCAAATCGATCAGCAATTGGGTCGGCTTGGGCAGTTCTGCTCCAAAATCCGCAAACATCTCCGAAAAAACAGGAATAACAAAAATCAGGAGAACATTAACCAGAATGACAGCCAAACCGATAACGGCGATCGGGTAAGTCATCGCACTCTTCACTTTCTTGATCAGCTTGAGCGAGTCTTCGAAGTAAAGAGCAACCTTTCCCATGATATCGGCAAGCGCACCGGATGCCTCACCTGCCTCAACCATGCTGATAAAGAGATTGGGGAAAGCTTTCGGAAATTTTCTAACTGCATCGGAAAACGCCGTTCCCCCGGCAATGTCGTTACGAACATCACGTATAATAATCTTAAAAACCGGATCTTCCGTCTGATCCTGCAGAGCTTCAAGAGCACCCACCAGTGGCAAACCTGCCTGCAACATGGATGAGATTTGTTGTGTGAAAACCGTCAACGCATCCAGCTTGATCTTTTTTCGCTTAGCCGACTTTTCATACGATTTCTGTTTAGCAAGCCGCTGAGACTCTGCGAAACTTGGTTTTTTCTTTCCACCAGCGGTTGGAGCTGGCGCACTCTGTGTCAACATCGACATGATTAAGAAGCTGATTTAGGTTGTTCGATTTCCCGACAGCACGACACAGTAAAACAATTAATTAGAGCAAGTAATGAAATTCGTAGAAAAGCTTGACCCAGCTTGAACCTTCCGTCAAGCATCTACGCCTTCCATTAAGCGGGTATAGTTTAGTGGTAAAACCTCAGTCTTCCAAACTGATGATGTCGGTTCGATTCCGTCTACCCGCTCCATTTCATAAAAATGGGCTAATCCCCCTTATTTTTAGTCAATCGATAAGCGCTGGGATTACAATTCGTTGCTTGTTTGAGTGCTTATTCGCATTAAGGGACGTCTTAGTAGTCTGTCTCAAAATTAATGGGCAGAACAGAATACGGCACTTTTAGAAAAATTTTACTTTTCCATCATTATCCCAAATCCGGTTTTCTCGAACCACGAGGATGAACAATGACGTTATCGGATGAACTGGAAATTTCGTGAACAGACTCTTCTCCATCCGGCCAACGCACCTGCACGCGTGCGACAGCCTCCGGGTCTTGACTGGTAAAGTAAAGAACTCCGTTTTCCTGTGAAAGATAACCACCGCTCGATCGTATTTCAGCCACCTTCGGACTGAGTGTTTCATCGAGGGCAGTCACTCTTGCTCCAATGGCAGAAGGATTGCCCGCATGATCCTTTAGGGTCACAACAATTATCTCCCTACCACCTTCATTTTCATTAATGAAGCTGTAGGCAGGGCTATCATTGGCACTAAAGACAAGATCCAGTTGCTTATCCTGATTCAGGTCAATAAGCGCAAGGCCTTTGGCATCGGCTGGAACAACAATGCCACTCTCATATGGCATGAGAGGCTTAAAAGTGCCATCTCCATTGCCCTTCAGGAAGAGACTAAGGCCACCATCCATGCGACCGGTCTCGGCCTGAGGATTGAAAAAGTTTTGAGCCAAAACAATATCAGCAAAGCCGTCCGCATCCAAATCCTCTATCACGACTCCGTAAGAAGGAGAAATCTGAGCGAGGCGAGGTAACGGAGTAAATGAGAAATGCCCTTTACCATCATTGATAAGTATACCGGTCTCGAGGGAATTGGCCTCGAATCGTTCAGCCTTATCAAGCCTGTAATCTCCGTAGATATCATTTAAAGTACTAGATGCAAACTGATGAAAAGTTGGAAGGCGGTCCCTGATCGATGGAATCGCTTGACTGGAACAACTAAGGCCACGCCTGGGATAGCAGATTTCCTTTTCAAACTTCGCCTCGATTATGCGTTTCCTGCCGGAATCATCCATATCGCCATAGAAGAGCAACTCAGGCTTCTTCGGGGTGGCCTTGTATTTGCTGTTGAGACCAAAGTTGGTCACGACGTAGTCGATATCTCCATCACCATCGACATCACCACCTGTAATACCGTTGTACCAACCAACGCGGTCTGCGAGACCAGCAGCTTGTGTGTCTTCTTCAAGTTTACCATTCTGGTTACGGAAAAAGCGAACTGGTCCCCATTCAATTGTCAAAAAAAGATCCACCCATCCATCGTTATCAGCATCGGACCATAAGGCACCAGTGACCATTCCAGCATTGGCAATTGACTCGCTCCATGGTGTTTTCACTTCAATGAAACGTCCTCCTTCGTTGAGGAGAAGCCGACTCTTAGGAGCCAATGGATACTCGCCCGGAATCACACGAGACCCCACAAAAAGGTCGAGGTCACCGTCCCGATCAAAATCAGCTGCGGCAACTGTGCCTCCACTATCACGCAGATCCGGTAATGTGCCTTCAGGAGCTTTTGCAAAAGAGCCTTCTCCATCATTAAGATAAAGACGGTCCTGAAGCTTCTTACTGTCTGAGCCATGCTCCACGCCACCGCTGACAACATACAAGTCGAGATCGCCATCACCATCAGCATCAAAAAAGAGCGCACCCATGTCTTCATACTTACGATCTTTGAGGATCGCCGTAGGGTATGATCGAGTGAATTCACCATTACCCGCATTACGCCCTAGCATGCCAGCCTGTCCTGCTGCTCCTCCGAGATAAACGTCATCATCGCCATCACCATCAATATCACCCCAGGCCATACCAGGGCCGAGTTGAGAGAGTTTATTCGGCAGTAGAGGTTGATCCTTGAAATCATCGTAATCTCTCTCTTCATGGACCATTTTTATCAATGCATCACTTGACCTAAAAGCCATCGTAATCGGCTCAGCTTTTTCAGGCTCGGTGGTTGTCTCAGATTCGATGATAGTAAAGAGCCTGTCAGCTGGCAGGTCCTTGAAGACTTGTCTGTTGCCACTTGGCCAGGTGATCTCCAGTTGATCGATCTTCTCCGCATCGCCCAGGCCGAAATGAATCACTGGATCGCTGCTTGATACGAAACCTGTCATTGGATGAAGGGCACGGATTTGTTGATGCCCTCCTGCAGTAAGGGAAACGTGGGCTCCAATCCCTTGCTTGTTGCTATCGGTCCCAATCAGTTTGACCAAAACACTATG
The Rubellicoccus peritrichatus DNA segment above includes these coding regions:
- a CDS encoding type II secretion system F family protein; the protein is MSMLTQSAPAPTAGGKKKPSFAESQRLAKQKSYEKSAKRKKIKLDALTVFTQQISSMLQAGLPLVGALEALQDQTEDPVFKIIIRDVRNDIAGGTAFSDAVRKFPKAFPNLFISMVEAGEASGALADIMGKVALYFEDSLKLIKKVKSAMTYPIAVIGLAVILVNVLLIFVIPVFSEMFADFGAELPKPTQLLIDLSDFLKSYIIFLIAGGVAAWWALGKITATPKGRRAKDVFFSKLPIIGNLTQKVNISRFCRTYAILLKSGVPILRALEICSSASNNTYVETACSDIIKHISQGGQLSEVLAATPYFPSMVKHMAKAGEQTGNVDGMMNKIADFYDTEVDNIVESLTSLMEPILICVLGVVIGGIVMAMFLPIFQLSSVVG
- a CDS encoding FG-GAP-like repeat-containing protein, which translates into the protein MHLPKSRSRRIQSAHTSLLWSSAIFIAASISNAAEQTISESPLAPRHAQTEEIVLFEHLTPESTGVDFENSIDITHPLKRLYPSGYANGGVAVGDVNGDGKPDLYLVSGPGENKLYLQGEPFEFEDVTAQAGVGGGDDTWGTGAAMVDIDNDGDLDIYVANYDSPNQLYLNEGDGKFREAASEYGLDISDASLMAYFADYDKDGDLDVYIVTNRFYREGGIPSESQYNMGFFDRGVIKPEYEKYYTFRKIAGDTFTITAVGRPDYLLRNDGERFTDVTKEAGIADEDHGLSAVWVDYNSDGYPDLYVANDFTDADRLYHNNGDGTFTDKIADVVPHTTWFSMGSDVGDVNNDGLLDIFVLDMAATSHYREKASMGNMDKNKEFLLTAVPRQVMRNALLINAGNGKMLEAAKLAGVSSTDWSWSANFGDLDNDGLIDLFVTNGMTRDYANSDMSFEYEDNIGKTRWDHFEDTDPRPEQNRVFWNKGDYKFEDASELWGLDHMSMSYGAAYADFDRDGDLDLVYTNVDEPVSILRNNSSGDHSVLVKLIGTDSNKQGIGAHVSLTAGGHQQIRALHPMTGFVSSSDPVIHFGLGDAEKIDQLEITWPSGNRQVFKDLPADRLFTIIESETTTEPEKAEPITMAFRSSDALIKMVHEERDYDDFKDQPLLPNKLSQLGPGMAWGDIDGDGDDDVYLGGAAGQAGMLGRNAGNGEFTRSYPTAILKDRKYEDMGALFFDADGDGDLDLYVVSGGVEHGSDSKKLQDRLYLNDGEGSFAKAPEGTLPDLRDSGGTVAAADFDRDGDLDLFVGSRVIPGEYPLAPKSRLLLNEGGRFIEVKTPWSESIANAGMVTGALWSDADNDGWVDLFLTIEWGPVRFFRNQNGKLEEDTQAAGLADRVGWYNGITGGDVDGDGDIDYVVTNFGLNSKYKATPKKPELLFYGDMDDSGRKRIIEAKFEKEICYPRRGLSCSSQAIPSIRDRLPTFHQFASSTLNDIYGDYRLDKAERFEANSLETGILINDGKGHFSFTPLPRLAQISPSYGVVIEDLDADGFADIVLAQNFFNPQAETGRMDGGLSLFLKGNGDGTFKPLMPYESGIVVPADAKGLALIDLNQDKQLDLVFSANDSPAYSFINENEGGREIIVVTLKDHAGNPSAIGARVTALDETLSPKVAEIRSSGGYLSQENGVLYFTSQDPEAVARVQVRWPDGEESVHEISSSSDNVIVHPRGSRKPDLG